In Alteracholeplasma palmae J233, a single genomic region encodes these proteins:
- a CDS encoding CDP-alcohol phosphatidyltransferase family protein, whose protein sequence is MVIKRYFSVPNIITMSRIMLTIILYFLVNDGVFIYIYAITGFTDILDGYLARKLKTESKFGSKLDSVADMFLFVFIMYFIFIKNFNFIEKNIAVYAILLFLKLTSILITYIRFKEIAIIHTIGNKILGVFIFLIPIIIYRNNFYVEICLLVFSMVALLDEFLISILSRDFDINRKTFISSLRKK, encoded by the coding sequence ATGGTGATAAAAAGGTATTTTAGTGTACCAAATATTATTACAATGTCTCGTATTATGTTGACAATTATTTTGTATTTTTTGGTTAATGATGGTGTATTTATCTATATATATGCTATTACAGGTTTTACTGATATTTTGGATGGATATCTTGCAAGAAAACTGAAGACTGAAAGTAAATTTGGTTCTAAGTTAGATAGTGTGGCAGATATGTTTTTATTTGTATTTATTATGTATTTTATTTTTATCAAGAATTTTAACTTTATTGAAAAAAATATCGCAGTATATGCTATATTGTTATTCCTTAAGTTAACTAGTATTTTAATAACTTATATTAGATTTAAAGAAATTGCTATCATTCACACCATAGGAAACAAAATATTAGGCGTATTTATATTTCTCATTCCAATAATAATTTATAGAAATAATTTTTACGTAGAAATTTGTTTGTTAGTATTTTCTATGGTTGCATTGTTGGATGAATTTTTAATCTCTATTCTTAGTAGGGATTTTGA
- a CDS encoding ABC transporter ATP-binding protein: MQNNKQKLNDSNQNQGNRRIKFEKPKDFKGTMKKLAIYLKPYYFRIALSGILAIIAALLTVFAPYMLGLIITEITKLHDGRELTGIVLFKGFVLSLNKGFILLVVIYLTATLLNYLQGFLLIATTQNLTYQLRKDLAHKINHLPLAFFDKYQYGDILSRSTNDVETINSTLTQSISEIFRSITLVVSILVIMFVIQWQMAIIVTLGVIVSLVVASQFVRVSQKFFKRQAKSNGELSGHVEETYSGHTIVKLFNHQEQSKKTFDRVNDELFDSSWKSQFISGIMFPIQMFLGNLAYIGVVIFGAFLILNGSLEVGFMMTYIQYTRQVNQPIQQIGSTASVFQQIAAAAERVFLLLDAPSEPEETNKQTEIPQFKGNVEFKNVSFGYLENQEIIKGFNANIKAGQTVAIVGPTGAGKTTIVNLLMRFYEINKGEILIDGVNINKLKRETVRSLFGMVLQDTWLFEGTILENIKYGSIDKTQDEVIEASKAAQINHFIKSLPDSYHFVLNEDGTNISQGQRQLITIARAMLSNKPMLILDEATSSVDTRTEKLIQSAMDNLMKNRTSFVIAHRLSTIKNADLILVMKDGNIIELGTHQELLEKKGFYETLYNSQFENN, translated from the coding sequence ATGCAAAATAATAAGCAAAAACTAAATGACTCTAACCAAAATCAAGGTAATAGAAGAATTAAGTTTGAAAAGCCAAAAGATTTTAAAGGTACTATGAAAAAACTCGCTATCTATTTAAAACCTTATTACTTTAGAATTGCACTATCAGGAATATTAGCTATTATAGCAGCGCTGTTGACTGTTTTTGCACCTTACATGCTAGGACTTATCATAACTGAAATAACAAAACTTCATGATGGCAGAGAGTTGACAGGTATTGTACTCTTTAAAGGATTTGTGTTGTCTTTAAATAAAGGATTTATTTTATTAGTAGTTATTTATCTAACAGCGACCTTACTTAATTACTTACAAGGATTTTTATTAATCGCAACAACTCAAAACTTGACCTATCAATTAAGAAAAGACTTAGCTCATAAAATTAATCATTTACCACTAGCGTTTTTTGATAAATATCAGTATGGCGATATTTTAAGTAGAAGCACCAATGATGTTGAAACAATTAATTCAACTTTAACACAAAGTATTTCTGAAATATTTAGATCTATTACTCTAGTGGTTAGTATTTTAGTTATTATGTTTGTTATTCAGTGGCAAATGGCAATTATTGTTACGCTAGGAGTTATTGTTAGTTTAGTAGTTGCCTCACAGTTTGTTAGAGTCAGCCAAAAATTCTTCAAAAGACAAGCTAAGTCAAATGGGGAGTTAAGTGGGCACGTAGAAGAAACATATAGTGGACATACGATAGTTAAGCTTTTTAATCATCAAGAACAATCTAAAAAAACATTTGATAGAGTGAATGATGAACTTTTTGATAGTTCATGGAAGTCACAATTTATTTCAGGTATCATGTTTCCTATCCAAATGTTTCTAGGAAATCTAGCCTATATAGGTGTAGTCATCTTTGGAGCATTCTTGATTTTAAATGGTAGTTTAGAAGTTGGGTTCATGATGACTTATATACAATATACTAGACAAGTGAATCAACCTATTCAACAAATTGGAAGCACAGCAAGTGTTTTTCAACAGATTGCTGCTGCGGCAGAAAGAGTATTCCTATTACTGGATGCACCTTCTGAACCAGAAGAAACTAATAAACAAACTGAAATACCACAGTTTAAAGGTAATGTTGAATTTAAAAATGTTTCTTTTGGATATTTAGAAAATCAAGAAATTATTAAAGGATTTAACGCTAACATTAAAGCTGGACAGACGGTTGCTATTGTAGGACCAACAGGAGCTGGGAAAACAACTATTGTAAATTTATTGATGAGATTTTATGAAATTAATAAAGGTGAGATCTTAATTGATGGTGTTAATATCAATAAGCTAAAAAGAGAAACAGTTAGATCGTTATTTGGAATGGTCTTACAAGATACTTGGTTATTTGAAGGTACTATACTAGAAAATATCAAATATGGTTCTATTGATAAAACACAAGATGAAGTGATTGAAGCATCAAAAGCAGCACAAATAAATCACTTTATTAAATCACTTCCAGATTCTTATCATTTTGTTTTAAATGAAGATGGAACCAATATTAGTCAAGGGCAAAGGCAACTAATTACTATTGCGCGAGCAATGCTATCTAATAAACCAATGCTTATCTTAGATGAAGCGACTTCATCAGTTGATACTAGAACTGAAAAACTAATACAAAGTGCAATGGACAACTTAATGAAAAATAGAACTAGTTTTGTTATTGCACATAGACTATCAACAATTAAAAATGCTGATTTAATTCTAGTGATGAAAGATGGTAATATTATAGAACTTGGTACACATCAAGAATTGTTAGAAAAAAAGGGTTTCTATGAAACTTTATATAACAGTCAGTTTGAAAATAATTAA